Proteins found in one bacterium genomic segment:
- a CDS encoding lamin tail domain-containing protein, which translates to MKRVVIILAILLLLVKESTASLSDFLNPGSATQISGTVTSIIDGDTIKVEMSGTETTVRLLSIDTPELMDEPFAQTAKDFTSQTLSSQPIQLFYSKNPTQQWDGYGRLLAVVVKDDEIFNLKLLEQGLAVRMFIFNDIIKFPAWEDVEIWARQQGLNIWSNINQKGIFINEINPNPAGVDKDAEFVELYNNTATAVDVGNWAFISIYNEFIIPDGTTIPANGYLIIARTDTASFKQIYTTTPLSTIIINAGDNLILRNSYIPEEDLLIHLKADDKSYQDSLTYNLEWDNGAANDTGRTLERKSLSLTNVGDSEVGGVDDLNWDASLNLKGSPGESNIRDELDVASWIITCQRTTGAICTDDSQTKIIPYKANIAAMGLLEKGGYEGIVKKWIEWFFAHLEWGTIYDYLVQSGTETSSYPAEAEDRNLGTFFSLLKKYYQATFDVDFLKNYQSQLNEMGIWLLFVLQDYSDSLIWTNNVCERKLLINNAESYRGLKDLASIYFDLDFDDNLSQRDLFDSGAESIKQAINTELWNADSYYWEKDNLGNKTACNWATVYPDAVSQLHTILNVNLPEDYISELLYQTFNHSPPDTDFYAEVGYVASLMADTTNAELYQDSIMANVINQYYPSPWDVEDAGFYLLAENRLAEVEEIQPLINQPQELCQNFINSRMLTPWGGIQAQFMNTAQPSQTDGVNHEVPSEATSQALLYAGATNDKAFFDEQFEILIDNHLSPKDVLVWKLKPNGEWWKNNGGSYANAAIDDLRAIRGLLLAYDNFGDENYLDYARLLASGLKSHNIEENELRDYFAWNNGLENISQDVVLSYIDLVTIKRLAEFDTDWETILQTNKNIMLGGTTTSGLFYHKYNSISNQYYGMENSLINMIHSAWTAENLARYWQMTADQECRTASTKFLDFAKNEYNTYGKIYGQYDINTGIHSVEYEDVAVYSIIARLAFILGDFEFARTLKKNKILSNQNKEIKSQTVGCFGFNWTNPYAFVCLEALLALFELEAKEEYLIRGKVIGFSDKTPIEGVLMTLSGTTFDIWTTDADGYYEFKGTPGGTYTITPSKTEYVFYPKTIKPLNTHYDNFDFEGYCGKITSVSPVAGTIGIPITITGEGFTEEEIRISFGGVITVMMIKSSPLGTFTAIFTAPAQPSATITITAYGSISTMVGINYFFLKALHHFTIGTITSQIAGKGFEIFIRSLDARNEIFEYSGTATLTDDSMTIFPSETTPFSAGSWSSNVLITKVGTTTIKVLAENKTGISNSFFVSPSPINKLVFLTSTQTITAGTSTAFILFQTQDEFGNPSPTQSDVQIQLLSSSLKGQFSLTSSPWLPTNTITLTSGTDTGGFYYLDTLVGTHTIIVKDGIWVAGTQSVIVNPAVIDHFTFQTITTQTAGQEFQIQIQAVDVFENLVNFNGTVSLTETFPGIATFTAGISQASVTITKAGTTSIFALFESKSGTSNPFWVNPAEFSQLTIGTITSQIAGQPFTIKITALDVYGNIATYSQTADLKAETTSQITFTQGIYEGTLTITKAGTTTVYCSGFINYFISGTSNQFFVRPAVLDHFAFGTISSQQAGIEFEIEITAFDAYKNIATYTGIAYLNILPYQTNPFTNGFWKGTVTTTKSGTTTIIAFIDNKQGTSNDFWVSPADLDHFSFATITDQIAGQGFGITIIARDIYENIANYNDKVKLQDISNTLIGTLTDNFKQGLWQGTVSITRAGTTCIFATSNGKSGTSNTFSVTPDALNKIVISPPEKVLEIEGECQFNASGFDKYENEILGLDYTWQTIIGSVNPPVGRWTLFKAGIIPTTGTLTASYELISGYATITLETGTLSYIIITASITTMIVGESKIFFATGYDKYENEQVIEGGFWEIENGIGNISPSMGTWTKFTAGLKAGCGRLKYQLNQVLAFATITILPGTHTCFQIGTISSPQIAGVPFAATITAQDAYGNIIDYTGSVILTISSGKISPDAVNLSYGIWTGTITLLNSAENVFLTVQDTVKGTSNLFNVQANVFDHFKISEIGPSQLINSQIPIVITAEDVYENINTDFNGIFSLTDDTGTIEPEGGSCISGKWTGSVTISKAKPNIRITVISSNKTGISNLFTTLIDNDSNITLVEENTSIEIPRGVLPTDFYIVIDKEPEEETMEINVANSRLSHNPTVKGIADSLRLFQPYNKDNEPIEVGTDSFILISLPYLDENQDEFVDVADAKIPEMSLKIYKLETTSPHRWIEVEGSTVVHPYKNIVSAYVPRFGIYMLLGQITPENLNLIVVYPNPFKPIRGDREIIFDGLPANTYIRIYDISGSLIKEIHDASTSYPWDVKDGYGRDVPSGIYIYLITNDKGMKKTGKIAIIR; encoded by the coding sequence GTCGAATTATATAATAATACTGCTACTGCGGTGGATGTAGGTAATTGGGCATTTATCTCTATCTATAATGAATTTATTATCCCTGATGGAACAACTATTCCTGCAAATGGATATTTAATCATTGCCCGGACTGATACCGCCAGTTTTAAACAAATATACACGACCACACCACTATCTACGATTATTATCAATGCTGGAGATAATTTAATTCTGCGAAATAGTTATATTCCTGAAGAAGACCTGCTCATTCATCTTAAGGCAGATGATAAATCTTATCAAGATTCCCTGACCTACAATTTGGAGTGGGATAATGGTGCTGCAAACGATACAGGAAGAACCCTTGAGCGAAAAAGCCTTTCTCTTACCAATGTTGGCGATAGCGAAGTAGGTGGTGTGGATGATTTGAACTGGGATGCAAGTCTTAATTTAAAAGGCAGTCCTGGAGAATCTAACATCCGTGATGAATTAGATGTGGCAAGCTGGATTATCACCTGCCAGCGGACTACAGGGGCTATCTGCACCGATGATTCTCAAACAAAAATTATCCCTTATAAGGCAAATATTGCGGCGATGGGACTACTTGAAAAAGGCGGCTATGAAGGAATAGTCAAAAAGTGGATAGAATGGTTTTTCGCACACCTTGAGTGGGGAACAATATATGATTATTTAGTGCAAAGTGGCACTGAAACATCCAGCTATCCGGCTGAAGCAGAGGATAGAAATCTTGGCACCTTCTTTTCTCTATTAAAAAAATATTATCAGGCAACTTTCGATGTTGATTTCTTAAAAAATTATCAAAGCCAACTTAATGAGATGGGAATATGGTTGCTTTTTGTTCTTCAAGATTACAGTGATAGTTTAATATGGACAAATAATGTTTGCGAGCGAAAATTATTGATAAATAATGCAGAATCCTATCGCGGGTTAAAAGATTTAGCCAGCATTTATTTTGACCTTGATTTTGATGATAATCTTAGTCAGCGTGATCTTTTTGATAGCGGAGCAGAATCTATAAAACAAGCCATAAATACAGAATTATGGAACGCTGATTCGTATTATTGGGAAAAAGATAATTTGGGGAATAAAACAGCGTGTAATTGGGCGACCGTTTATCCAGATGCCGTTTCACAACTACATACCATCTTGAATGTTAATCTACCAGAGGATTACATAAGTGAGTTACTTTATCAAACCTTTAACCATAGTCCACCTGATACAGATTTTTATGCTGAAGTTGGCTATGTGGCAAGTTTAATGGCAGATACAACCAATGCCGAATTATATCAGGATTCCATTATGGCTAATGTCATCAATCAATATTATCCTTCACCGTGGGATGTTGAGGATGCCGGATTCTATCTGCTTGCGGAAAATAGACTTGCAGAGGTTGAGGAGATTCAACCACTTATCAATCAACCTCAAGAACTTTGCCAGAATTTTATAAATTCGAGGATGCTAACTCCCTGGGGAGGTATCCAGGCACAATTTATGAATACTGCCCAACCATCCCAGACAGACGGTGTTAATCATGAAGTCCCTTCAGAGGCAACCAGTCAAGCACTACTTTATGCCGGCGCTACCAATGATAAGGCATTTTTTGATGAACAATTTGAGATTTTAATAGATAATCATCTCTCCCCAAAAGATGTTTTAGTCTGGAAATTGAAACCAAATGGTGAATGGTGGAAAAATAATGGTGGTAGTTACGCTAATGCGGCCATTGATGACCTGCGGGCTATTCGAGGATTACTTTTAGCCTATGATAACTTTGGAGATGAAAATTATTTAGATTATGCCAGATTACTTGCCTCTGGACTAAAAAGCCATAATATCGAAGAAAATGAATTGCGGGATTATTTCGCCTGGAATAATGGTCTGGAAAACATTAGTCAGGATGTTGTTTTAAGTTATATTGACCTTGTCACGATAAAAAGATTAGCTGAGTTTGATACTGATTGGGAAACAATCCTCCAGACTAACAAAAATATTATGCTTGGCGGGACGACCACATCAGGTTTATTTTACCACAAATATAATTCCATTTCAAACCAATATTATGGGATGGAAAACAGTCTTATTAATATGATTCATTCGGCGTGGACTGCGGAGAATTTAGCCCGATACTGGCAGATGACCGCAGACCAGGAATGTAGAACCGCCTCGACAAAATTCCTGGATTTTGCCAAAAACGAGTATAATACTTATGGAAAAATTTATGGGCAATATGATATTAATACTGGAATACACAGTGTTGAATATGAGGATGTTGCTGTTTATTCAATTATCGCCAGATTAGCCTTTATCCTCGGTGATTTTGAATTTGCCAGGACATTAAAAAAAAACAAAATCCTATCTAATCAAAATAAAGAGATAAAAAGTCAAACCGTAGGTTGTTTTGGATTTAATTGGACAAATCCTTATGCCTTTGTCTGTCTTGAGGCTTTATTAGCCCTTTTTGAATTAGAGGCGAAAGAAGAATATCTTATTCGGGGTAAAGTTATTGGTTTTTCAGATAAAACGCCGATTGAAGGTGTTCTGATGACACTTTCTGGCACTACCTTTGATATATGGACTACGGATGCGGATGGTTATTATGAATTTAAAGGCACACCAGGGGGAACTTATACCATTACTCCATCTAAAACCGAATATGTATTTTATCCGAAAACAATTAAACCTTTAAATACTCATTATGATAATTTTGATTTTGAAGGTTATTGTGGTAAGATTACCTCTGTTTCACCTGTTGCCGGGACAATAGGAATTCCTATCACGATTACTGGTGAAGGATTTACAGAGGAGGAAATTCGAATAAGTTTTGGGGGCGTTATTACGGTGATGATGATTAAATCCAGTCCTCTGGGAACATTTACGGCGATTTTTACTGCTCCTGCCCAGCCCTCCGCGACGATAACGATTACGGCGTATGGAAGTATTTCAACAATGGTTGGGATTAATTATTTCTTCCTCAAGGCGTTACACCATTTTACCATAGGCACAATTACCTCACAAATAGCCGGGAAAGGTTTTGAGATTTTTATCAGGAGTCTCGATGCCCGCAATGAGATTTTTGAATATAGTGGCACGGCAACATTGACAGATGACTCGATGACCATCTTTCCTTCTGAAACAACACCTTTTAGTGCAGGTAGTTGGAGTAGCAATGTGCTGATTACTAAAGTTGGCACAACTACGATTAAGGTTTTAGCTGAAAATAAGACAGGCATAAGCAATTCTTTTTTTGTTAGCCCGTCACCAATAAATAAATTAGTTTTTCTTACATCCACTCAGACTATTACCGCTGGCACTTCCACTGCCTTCATTCTTTTTCAGACACAGGATGAATTTGGTAATCCATCACCGACTCAATCTGATGTCCAGATTCAACTTTTGAGTTCGAGTTTAAAGGGTCAATTCTCTCTGACCAGCTCTCCCTGGCTACCTACAAATACTATCACACTTACCTCAGGAACCGATACAGGTGGGTTTTATTACTTAGATACACTGGTTGGAACACATACGATTATAGTGAAAGATGGAATCTGGGTAGCTGGGACTCAATCTGTCATTGTCAATCCTGCTGTGATTGACCATTTTACATTTCAGACCATCACCACACAAACCGCAGGTCAAGAATTTCAGATTCAAATTCAGGCAGTAGATGTTTTTGAGAATCTTGTTAATTTTAACGGAACGGTTAGTTTGACGGAGACATTCCCCGGGATAGCGACATTTACCGCCGGTATCTCGCAGGCATCTGTGACGATAACAAAAGCAGGGACGACTTCCATATTTGCTTTATTTGAGAGTAAGTCTGGCACCAGTAATCCTTTTTGGGTAAATCCAGCGGAATTTTCTCAGTTGACCATTGGCACGATTACCTCACAAATCGCCGGTCAGCCATTTACGATTAAAATAACGGCTCTGGATGTCTATGGGAATATAGCCACATACAGCCAAACTGCGGATTTAAAGGCAGAAACTACCTCCCAGATTACCTTTACTCAAGGTATCTACGAAGGCACCCTAACCATAACAAAAGCAGGCACAACCACTGTTTACTGTTCAGGGTTCATTAATTACTTTATCTCCGGCACAAGTAATCAATTCTTTGTTAGGCCAGCTGTTTTAGACCACTTTGCCTTTGGGACTATCTCCTCTCAACAGGCAGGGATTGAATTTGAGATTGAGATTACAGCCTTTGATGCCTACAAAAACATTGCTACTTACACGGGTATTGCCTATTTAAATATTTTACCCTATCAAACTAATCCTTTTACCAATGGATTTTGGAAAGGAACCGTGACGACAACTAAATCAGGCACAACAACGATTATTGCCTTTATTGACAATAAACAGGGCACAAGTAATGATTTCTGGGTTAGCCCGGCAGATTTAGACCATTTCTCCTTTGCCACGATTACCGACCAGATTGCAGGACAGGGATTTGGAATTACCATTATTGCCAGGGATATCTATGAAAATATCGCCAATTATAATGATAAAGTTAAATTACAGGATATTTCAAATACCCTGATAGGCACATTAACCGATAATTTTAAACAAGGTTTATGGCAGGGGACGGTGAGTATAACCAGAGCAGGCACTACCTGTATTTTTGCTACCTCAAATGGTAAGAGTGGGACAAGTAATACCTTCTCTGTTACCCCAGATGCCCTCAATAAAATCGTCATTAGCCCCCCGGAGAAGGTATTAGAGATAGAAGGTGAATGTCAGTTTAATGCCTCTGGATTTGATAAATATGAGAATGAGATACTCGGATTAGATTACACCTGGCAGACGATAATTGGCAGTGTTAATCCTCCTGTAGGCAGATGGACATTATTTAAAGCTGGAATTATACCCACTACCGGAACATTAACCGCAAGTTACGAATTAATTAGTGGCTATGCCACGATTACTCTGGAAACTGGCACCTTAAGTTATATAATCATTACGGCATCAATAACCACAATGATTGTTGGAGAAAGTAAAATATTTTTCGCTACCGGCTATGACAAATATGAAAATGAGCAGGTAATCGAAGGGGGGTTTTGGGAAATAGAGAATGGAATAGGTAATATTTCTCCATCTATGGGCACCTGGACAAAATTTACTGCAGGTTTAAAAGCAGGTTGTGGCAGGTTAAAATACCAGTTAAATCAAGTATTAGCCTTTGCGACTATTACTATTTTACCAGGCACACATACCTGTTTTCAAATTGGCACTATTTCTTCTCCACAAATCGCCGGTGTGCCATTTGCCGCCACAATTACAGCCCAGGATGCCTACGGAAATATTATTGATTATACCGGAAGTGTAATTTTGACCATTTCTTCTGGCAAAATATCTCCAGATGCAGTTAATCTTAGCTATGGGATATGGACAGGGACAATAACCTTGCTAAACTCGGCAGAAAATGTATTTCTCACAGTTCAAGATACAGTGAAAGGCACAAGTAATCTTTTTAATGTTCAAGCCAATGTTTTTGACCACTTTAAAATAAGTGAGATTGGCCCGTCGCAATTGATTAATTCTCAAATTCCTATTGTCATTACTGCGGAAGATGTTTATGAAAATATCAACACAGATTTTAATGGGATTTTTAGCCTGACAGATGATACGGGCACGATTGAGCCTGAGGGAGGCTCTTGTATTTCAGGCAAATGGACAGGTTCAGTAACTATCTCAAAGGCAAAACCTAATATCAGAATTACCGTTATTTCTTCAAATAAGACCGGGATAAGTAATCTATTTACTACCCTCATTGATAATGATTCAAACATAACTCTTGTAGAGGAGAATACATCTATTGAGATACCGAGAGGGGTTTTGCCAACAGATTTTTACATCGTTATTGATAAAGAGCCTGAGGAAGAAACAATGGAGATAAATGTAGCCAATTCACGGTTATCCCATAACCCTACAGTGAAGGGGATAGCAGATTCATTACGGTTATTTCAGCCATATAATAAAGATAATGAGCCGATAGAAGTGGGGACTGATTCTTTTATTTTGATTTCCCTGCCTTATTTAGATGAAAATCAAGATGAGTTTGTTGATGTGGCTGATGCAAAAATACCTGAGATGTCACTTAAAATATATAAATTAGAAACGACAAGCCCTCACCGTTGGATAGAAGTCGAAGGTTCGACAGTTGTTCATCCTTATAAAAATATTGTTAGTGCCTATGTGCCGCGATTTGGTATCTATATGTTACTTGGACAGATTACCCCTGAAAATCTTAATCTCATTGTTGTCTATCCCAATCCGTTCAAACCTATTCGTGGGGACAGGGAAATTATATTCGATGGTTTGCCTGCAAATACCTATATCAGAATATATGACATCTCTGGAAGTTTGATAAAGGAAATTCACGATGCCTCAACCAGTTATCCCTGGGATGTAAAAGATGGTTATGGTCGGGATGTTCCCAGCGGTATCTATATTTATCTCATCACCAATGATAAAGGGATGAAAAAAACAGGCAAGATAGCGATTATCAGATGA
- a CDS encoding type II toxin-antitoxin system HicA family toxin, which yields MAVLPVISGREAIRAFEKMGWCIDRRAKSRHIIMKKEGRKVTLSIPEHKVLDRGLLRALIRDAYLSVEEFNELLK from the coding sequence ATGGCGGTTTTGCCTGTTATCTCTGGAAGAGAAGCAATAAGAGCGTTTGAAAAGATGGGATGGTGTATAGATAGGCGGGCTAAAAGTAGACATATCATAATGAAAAAAGAGGGGAGAAAAGTTACTCTGTCCATCCCAGAACATAAGGTTTTAGATAGAGGATTACTTCGAGCTTTAATCAGAGATGCCTATCTCTCTGTGGAAGAGTTTAATGAGTTATTAAAATAA
- a CDS encoding type II toxin-antitoxin system HicB family antitoxin, whose product MVYRVIIEKGEDFGYVVHCPALPGCHSQGETIEEAIENIKDAIIGCLSVLGEEEAVYKERREIGVMEVAI is encoded by the coding sequence ATGGTTTATCGAGTTATTATTGAGAAAGGTGAGGATTTTGGATATGTGGTGCATTGTCCAGCGCTCCCGGGGTGTCATTCCCAGGGGGAAACGATTGAGGAGGCGATAGAAAATATCAAGGATGCGATAATAGGTTGTTTATCTGTTTTGGGGGAAGAAGAGGCAGTTTATAAAGAAAGGCGTGAAATTGGAGTGATGGAGGTAGCCATTTAA
- a CDS encoding HD-GYP domain-containing protein produces MHKKGTIIYKGPLIPKTQDNPKAKKIKKLIEEIPQAISDQTQKEALKTVNYIMSNVKIGKAIEEEPLKNAITQMVEEIVSNPEAIVNLAKIKTHDEYTFAHSTNVCALTILLCVKREIKKSEIEEIALGAMLHDIGKTRIAEEILLKPDKLMIKEYEEVKKHPIYGYEILNENKRLSQITKLIAYQHHERWDGSGYPQSLSKDKIHHRVRLVSLVNLYDSLTMDKPYRSKFLPHDAMRLIISQSGSNFPVKDVKEFVDDMSIYPAGSFVRLNTGEIGVVTKINRHAVIRPWIKILLNEKREILYKPFEINLFKDEQRFIVNCVGEEVLFE; encoded by the coding sequence ATGCATAAAAAAGGCACTATTATCTACAAAGGACCTTTAATTCCAAAGACACAAGATAACCCAAAGGCTAAAAAAATAAAAAAATTAATTGAAGAAATACCGCAAGCCATCTCTGACCAGACACAAAAAGAGGCATTAAAAACCGTCAACTATATTATGAGTAATGTAAAAATAGGTAAGGCAATTGAGGAAGAGCCATTAAAAAATGCCATCACCCAAATGGTGGAAGAGATTGTTTCTAATCCGGAGGCAATAGTCAATCTGGCAAAAATCAAGACTCATGATGAATATACCTTTGCCCATTCAACTAATGTCTGTGCCTTGACTATTTTGCTTTGTGTAAAACGAGAAATTAAGAAGTCAGAAATCGAAGAAATAGCTTTAGGTGCTATGCTTCATGATATTGGTAAAACAAGGATTGCGGAAGAAATATTACTCAAACCCGATAAATTAATGATTAAAGAATACGAAGAGGTAAAAAAACACCCTATTTATGGATATGAGATTTTAAATGAAAATAAGAGATTATCGCAAATAACAAAGTTAATTGCCTATCAACACCATGAACGATGGGATGGAAGTGGCTATCCCCAGAGTTTATCAAAAGATAAGATTCATCACCGGGTTAGATTAGTATCTTTAGTCAATTTGTATGATTCGCTAACTATGGATAAACCATATCGAAGTAAATTTCTACCGCATGATGCAATGCGACTTATTATCAGCCAATCAGGAAGTAATTTTCCGGTAAAAGATGTTAAGGAATTTGTTGATGATATGTCAATTTATCCAGCAGGTAGTTTTGTTAGACTTAATACCGGCGAGATTGGAGTAGTAACTAAAATAAATAGACATGCCGTCATAAGACCGTGGATAAAGATATTACTCAATGAAAAAAGAGAGATTTTATATAAACCCTTTGAGATTAATTTATTTAAAGATGAACAGCGGTTCATTGTAAATTGTGTGGGGGAAGAGGTTTTGTTTGAATGA